In Maledivibacter sp., the following are encoded in one genomic region:
- a CDS encoding YdbC family protein, whose translation MANIKYEIVENIGVLTESPKGWAKELNLISWNERTPKYDLRDWAPEHEKMGKGITLTKEDLKKLRDVLNKMDL comes from the coding sequence ATGGCTAATATAAAATATGAAATAGTTGAAAATATAGGAGTTTTAACTGAGTCCCCAAAGGGGTGGGCAAAAGAGCTAAATCTTATTAGCTGGAATGAAAGAACACCTAAGTATGATCTTAGGGACTGGGCTCCAGAGCATGAAAAGATGGGTAAGGGCATAACACTGACCAAGGAAGATTTAAAGAAGTTAAGGGATGTACTAAATAAAATGGATTTATAA